In Desulfatibacillum aliphaticivorans DSM 15576, the sequence CGGGCAAGGCCGGGAAAAAAGGCGCTCTCGCCATCGGCCCGGCCGGAGAAAACCTGGTTTCGTTTGCGGTCATTGAAAACGACAAGTGGCGCAGCGCTGGCCGGACAGGCCCCGGAGCGGTCATGGGGTCCAAGAAAGTCAAGGCCATGGTCTTTTGGGGCAGCGCCAAAAGGCCCATGGCGGACCCGGCGCGGCTTCGGGAATTCTCCAGGGATTACGCAGCGGAATCCAAGGAAAATCCCTCCGTCCAGGCCTATAAATCCAAAGGCACGCCCATGATGGTGCAGGCCTTGAACAAGGCCGGCGCCTTTCCCACCCGATACTGGAAGCAAGGATATTTTGAAAGCTGGAAGAAAATTTCCGCCGAAGCATTGCACGAAAAATGCCGGGTGACTCCCGCGGCGTGCGCAAAATGCTTCATGGCCTGCGGCCGGAGAGGAACCGTGCTGAACGGCCCCCACAAGGGACTGACCATAGAAGGCCCGGAATACGAAACCATCTACGCCTTCGGCGGTTTGTGCGCCATCGACTCCATTGAAGAAATCGTCTATCTGAACCATTTGTGCGACTCCCTTGGCATGGACACCATCACCAGCGGCAACCTGTGCGCCTTCGCCATGGAAGCCGTAGAGCGAGGCCGAGTCGACCTGCCCGTCCGATACGGCGACGCCCAAGGCGCAGCCGATCTTCTGCGGAAAATCGCCCGGCGTGAGGGAGTGGGCGACGTCCTGGCGCGGGGAATCATTCACGCCGCCAGGGAATGGGGCATGGAGGACCAGGCCGTCCACGTCAAGGGCCTGGAGCCTGCCGGGTACGATCCCCGCGTGCTCAAAGGCATGGGCCTTGCCTACGCCACTTCGCCAAGGGGCGCCTGCCATTTGCGCTCCACCTTTTATAAGGCCGAACTTTCCGGCATGTCCCAACCGGATGAATTGGAGGGCAAGGTTGAGTTGTACATCGACTTTGAAGACAGGCTCACCCTGTTTGACGCCCTGATCCTTTGCCGGTTCTACCGGGATCTTTACCCTTGGGACGCTCTGGGCGAGATCATATCCATCACCTGCGGCCTAAGCCCGGAAAAAACCAACCTGCAGCAAATCGCCCGAAACATTGCAGACATCGTCCGCCGCTTCAACCTCCGGGAAGGCATGGAGCCCGCCGTCCACGAAACCCTGCCAAAAGCCTTTTTCTCCCAGGCGCTCGAGTCCGGCCAAGTGCTTTCCCCGAAATTTTTCCGGGAAATGCTCACGGAGTACTACCGCCTGCGCGGCTGGACCGATTCCGGATTATTACGGGATTCGTCCCTATAGACGGATTCCTCCTTGCAAAAATGAATATTTTATATTAATATTCAAATTAGTCCCCCCTCTTCACGGCCTTAATCCCAATCATCAAGGAGGAATTCCATGGGTTTGATCTACGAAAAAAGAAACAATATCGCTTACCTGACTTTTAACCGGCCCGAGGCCAGAAACGCCATGGACCCGGAGACCATCCTGCAATTGATCGACGCATGGAAGGATTACGCGGAAGACAAGGAAATGCGCTGCGCCATTCTGACCGGGACCGGCGACAAGGTGTTTTGCTCCGGCGCGGACCTGGGCAAGCTGATACCCTTGTTCACGGGCGCCAAGCCTGCGGAGACGGACGCGGAAAAAGCCTGCCAGAGCGATCCCATGATCGTAAACAAAGCCATCCTGCGGGAATACCCCTTGTATAAGCCGGTCATTGCAGCCATCAACGGCCACGCCATCGCCGGCGGCATGGAGGCGCTCTACGCAACGGACATCCGCATCGCCGCCGAAGGGGTCAAATTCGGGCTGCAGGAAGTCAAATGGGCCATCTTTCCGGCCGGAGGGTCGAGCATCCGCCTGCCCCGGCAATTGCCTTACGCCCGGGCCATGGAGATTCTGCTGACCGGGGAATTGATGGAGGCGGAGGAAGCCTTGCGCTTAGGCTTTATCAACAAGATCGTTCCCAGGGAAAAAGTGATGGAAGAGGCGGAAAGATACGCCGGCATCATCTGCAAAAACGGCCCCCTTGCCGTGGAAGCCATCAAGAAATCCGTCATAGAAAACCGCGGCAAGCCGTTGTCCGAAGGCCTGCAGAGGGAGTTGGAGCTGGCCCTGCCCGTGTTTATGAGCAAGGACGCCCAGGAAGGCCCCAAGGCTTTTAAGGAAAAACGCGAGCCCAAGTTTGAGGGGAAGTAAAGCCTACTGCAGCCAGGGCAGGTTTTTGGGATTTTTCCGACCAAAGGGGCAGGCTTTGATGCAAAAGCCGCAAATCCTGGCGCCAATATTGTCCTTGCGGGCGAACTCGGCGGTTTTATCCACGCATTTTTGGAAATCCAGGGCATGGTTCCGGGTGAGATAGCGGTCTTCAGTTTGAACCCCTTTGATGGCGCCGGCCGGGCAGGCGTCCTTGCAGTTGGTGCATTTTCCGCAACGGTTTTTCACGGGGCCGTCCGGTTCCAGGGGGGCGTTAGTCAGCACGGTCACCAGCCTGACCCTGGGGCCGAATTTGGGGGTCACCAAAAGCAGGCTCTTGCCCTGCCAGCCCAAGCCCGCCATGCGCGCAATCGCCTTATGGCTTAGAGCGCCGCGATAATCCTTCCCGTCAATAATCTGGGACGCGGGGATGGGCAGGCTCCGGTGTCCATCCTGCTCCAGGGCGCCCGCCATCTTCAGGGCGATCTGATCCAGGAGCATGTTGGCCGTCTTGTACACGTGATTGTACAAGTCGCTGGGCTTTTCGTGGATAGTTTCGAAAACCATGGACGGAATATGAACGGCCATGGAAA encodes:
- a CDS encoding aldehyde ferredoxin oxidoreductase family protein, with the translated sequence MFGFHGKILFINLESRSFRIEKPDPDVLAAYLGGKGLGSFLLYEHNPPHCDPLGPENNLIFACGPATGSLIWGGCRYGVYTKSPQTGFYSESYAGGRAPEAMDAAGYDAIVLQGQCAAPTVLEIEPGGVHFHDASNLWGLDAISTEEKALEIASGKAGKKGALAIGPAGENLVSFAVIENDKWRSAGRTGPGAVMGSKKVKAMVFWGSAKRPMADPARLREFSRDYAAESKENPSVQAYKSKGTPMMVQALNKAGAFPTRYWKQGYFESWKKISAEALHEKCRVTPAACAKCFMACGRRGTVLNGPHKGLTIEGPEYETIYAFGGLCAIDSIEEIVYLNHLCDSLGMDTITSGNLCAFAMEAVERGRVDLPVRYGDAQGAADLLRKIARREGVGDVLARGIIHAAREWGMEDQAVHVKGLEPAGYDPRVLKGMGLAYATSPRGACHLRSTFYKAELSGMSQPDELEGKVELYIDFEDRLTLFDALILCRFYRDLYPWDALGEIISITCGLSPEKTNLQQIARNIADIVRRFNLREGMEPAVHETLPKAFFSQALESGQVLSPKFFREMLTEYYRLRGWTDSGLLRDSSL
- a CDS encoding enoyl-CoA hydratase-related protein, encoding MGLIYEKRNNIAYLTFNRPEARNAMDPETILQLIDAWKDYAEDKEMRCAILTGTGDKVFCSGADLGKLIPLFTGAKPAETDAEKACQSDPMIVNKAILREYPLYKPVIAAINGHAIAGGMEALYATDIRIAAEGVKFGLQEVKWAIFPAGGSSIRLPRQLPYARAMEILLTGELMEAEEALRLGFINKIVPREKVMEEAERYAGIICKNGPLAVEAIKKSVIENRGKPLSEGLQRELELALPVFMSKDAQEGPKAFKEKREPKFEGK
- a CDS encoding epoxyqueuosine reductase; the encoded protein is MSDGYTLRIKNTASQLGADLAGIADLAPFKDEKTYPASLLAPFTRALSMAVHIPSMVFETIHEKPSDLYNHVYKTANMLLDQIALKMAGALEQDGHRSLPIPASQIIDGKDYRGALSHKAIARMAGLGWQGKSLLLVTPKFGPRVRLVTVLTNAPLEPDGPVKNRCGKCTNCKDACPAGAIKGVQTEDRYLTRNHALDFQKCVDKTAEFARKDNIGARICGFCIKACPFGRKNPKNLPWLQ